TGCGGTGCTTCTTTGCCTTTGTGTCTGGCGCAATTGAGCGAGGCAAAACAATGCAGATAATAGGCGGTATTCACGGTTGTTCCGCTTCATCGGGTGCGGCATCTTCCCGATCCTCCGCCCCGCCGCTGCCGGCCGGCCCGGTTAAATCGGGCAGCACCAGCTCGCCCAGCTCGGTGAGCGGCGGCAACGCTTCCAAACTTTCGAGCTGCAAATCGCTTAAAAACGCGTGGGTGGTAGCCCACAGCGCGGGGCGGCCGATGGAATCGCGGTGGCCGATGATTTCAATCCAGCCTCTGTCTTGCAGCGTCTGCATCACATTTTGCGACACTGCCACGCCGCGTATGCCTTCGATGTCGCCGCGCGTAACCGGCTGCTGGTAGGCGATAATCGCCAGCGTTTCCATCACCGCACGCGAATAGCGCGGCGCGCGCTGTTCCTGCAGGCTGCCCAGCCGTTCAAACGCCGCCTGAGCAATTTGAAACCGCCAGCCTTCGCGGGTGTGGGTTAATTGCAGGGCGCGGTCGTGCCAGCGGGCTTTCAGGCCGGCCAGCACATCGATGAGTTTGTCGGGCGAGAGCGGCGGCACGCACAACTCGCGCATGGTTTTTTCGCTCAAGGGTTCGGTTTGGGTAAGCAGTGCGGCTTCGATGAGCGCATCGGGCGGAAGTTTTTCGGTCATGGTTTGTTGGGGTTTCAGACGGCCTTGCCAACGGCCGTTTGAAACGGAAGTTAATCTTTCTGCTTCAATATGGCAATATGGCAAATCCGCGTTTTTTTGCTTCTGGCAGGCCGCGCTCGGCGATGGTATATACATTAACGCGGCCGGTTTGGCCGCCGCACACGGCGGGAAACATCACGCCGCGCAGGGTTTGTTTTCCGGCCGCATACACGCGTATGCCCTGCAGTTCTTTTTCCATAACCGCCGGGCTGATGCCGCTGCCTCCGCATTGGCGGGAGCCGTCCGGTTTGTAGATCTGCACCTGTTTTTCAAGCGTTTGGGGTTGCCGCTGACGGCTGCCGGACGGCGGGGCTTGCAGTTTGTTTTGGCCGTCTGAAAAAGTGCAGGCGGTTAAAGATAAGACGCCTGCCGATAAGGCGGCGGAAACTATCGGCCTCACAGGGGTTTTCCTTTTTTTTCTGCTTTTCGCGCTTCGCGCACGGCTTTTTGTTCGGCTTCTTTCTGTTTGGCTTTTTTGAGCCATGTTTCCCATTGGTTTGGCGTTTCGAGCGTGATTCTGCCGATGTGGCCATCGCGGAAATCGGTGAGGGTGTTTTCGGCGGCTTTTTGGTAGTTGGTGCGGCCGCCGCTTAAAACTGCGCCGCGCTTTTTGGCGATCCATTCGAGCCAGTCGGTGTTCTGCCAATGGCTGCTGGGGTCTTTATCCGCCTGATAGCGCGCTTGCAGCAGCGGCAGATAGTGGCGGCGCAGGTAGTCTAACAGCTCGAGGGCGACTTCCTCTTCATCGAGCGCGTTGCGCCCTACGGCACCGCCGGCGGCGAGATTGTAGCCGCCCTCTTCTACGATGATTTTCGGCCACAGCATCCCCGGGGTGTCGTAGAGCCAGAAGTCATCGGCGAGAAACAGGCGCTGCTCGGCTTTGGTGATGCCCGGCTCGTTACCGGTTTTGGCGGATTTTTTGCCGATCATGCCGTTAATCAGGGTGGATTTGCCAACGTTGGGAATGCCGCAAATCAAAACGCGAAGGGGCTTTCCGATGCCGCCCCGGTTAGGCATCATGGTGCGGCAGGCGCGGGTGATTTTGGCTGCGGCGGCGGTTTCGGAAGCATCGAGCGCGATAGCCCGGGTGTCGGGGCGGCTGTTGTAGTGTTCCAGCCAGACTGCGGTGCGCCCGGGGTCGGCCAAATCCTGTTTGTTGAGGATTTTGAGCTTGGGCTTGCCTTTGGAAAGCTGCGCCAGCAGGGGGTTTTCGCTGGATGCGGGCATACGGGCATCGAGCATTTCGATAACCATGTCCACGCTTTTGATGCGCTCGGCGATGGCCTTTCTGGCTTTGTTCATGTGACCGGGGAACCATTGGATTGCCATGGTGTGCTGATCTTTCGGGGTTTGGCGGGGCTTGGAAGCCGTCTGAAAAATTGCGGGTTTGGGAGGGCGCGCCGGCCTGTCCGTTAAAATATTAAGACAGAAAATGGCAGACTGTGCGGATGATGAAAACGACACAAGGCGATGCTGTGCTGCCATTGTTCTCAAACAGGCCGGTTATGACCATCAGGCAGCCCTTAAAGCCGGGCTGCCTTAAAGCCGGGCTGCCTGATGGTGTGCGGCATTATAACACGGTGCGGGGTCGGCTTTCAGACGGCCTAAATACCCAAAAAGGCCGTCTGAAACTCAGCGTTCCGCCAAACGGTTAAGCTGGCGGTGGCGCACCAGCAGTTCGTAATGCCCTTTGAGCCTTCGGGCAAGCTGCTCCACCATATACACCGAGCGGTGCTGACCGCCGGTGCAGCCTATGCCTATGGTTACATAGCTGCGGCTTTCCACCTGCATCTGCGGCAGCCAGCGGCTCATGAAACTGCCGATGCCCTCCACCATTTCCTGCACTATGGCCTGGCTGCCGAGATAATCCTGAATCGGTTTGTCCATGCCGTTGAAAGGGCGCAGCGCGGTGTCGTAATAGGGGTTGGGCAGGCTGCGCATATCAAACAGAAAATCCACATTGGTGGGCACGCCGTATTTGAAGCCGAACGATTCTAAAATCACCAGCAGCCCCTGCCTTTCGTGTTTGAGCCATTGCTGCACGGTGTGGCGCAGCTGCTGGGCATTCATTTTGGATGTGTCGATGCAGTAGGCGGCTTCTCGCAGGGGGAACAGCCAGGTTTTTTCCTGTTGCAGGCTCTCCAGCAAGGTTAAGGTTTGACCGGAAAGCGGGTGGCTGCGGCGGGTTTCTGAAAAACGCCGTACCAAAATGCCCTCTTCGGCTTCAAGAAACAGAATTTCCACTTCGTGCCCCAGGTTCCGCAGTGCCTGAAGCTGTGTTTGCGCTTCTTTAATATCGATGCGCGAGCGGATATCGACACTGATACCGAGCCGGTTTATTTCACTGCTTTCCGTGTGGTAAGCCACCAGGCCGGGCAGGAGTTTGATGGGCAGGTTATCAACGCAGTAATAGCCCAAATCTTCCAGAAGTTTGAGTGCAACCGACTTTCCCGAACCGGAAAGCCCGCTAATCAACACTATTTTCATGGCCGGTTTCGTTTTCTTTCAGCATACTTTGGTGGCGCTCCAAAAATTCTTTGGTACTGTCTTTGCCGCGCAATTGCAAAATATAGTTGCGTACGGCGGCTTCAACCAACACCGCCAGGTTGCGCCCCACCGCCACGGGCAGCGTAACCGAGCGCACGCTCACATCTAAAATCGATTCGGTTTCGGAACGGATGCTCAGGCGGTCGAGCCGTTTCATATAATCATCATCGGCAGCAACCAAGTTAATGATTAATTGAAGGATTTTTTTAGGTCGGATAGAAGTTTCGCCGAAAATATGGCGGATATTCAGCACCCCCAGCCCGCGCACTTCGAGAAAATCGCGCAGCATCGGCGGGCAGCGGCCGTCAAGCGTTTCGGGGCCGGTGCGGTAAAGCTCTACCGCATCATCGGCAATCAAACTGTGGCCGCGCGAAATCAACTCCAATGCCAGCTCACTTTTGCCCAAGCCCGACTGGCCGGTAATCAGCACGCCGATTTCAAAAACATCGAGAAACACGCCGTGTTTGACCGTGGAAACTGCCAATGTGCGCTGCAGATAAATCCGCAACACATCCATCAGATGCGGGCTTTCCAGCTTGGAGGTGAGCAGCGGGATATTGTGGGTGTGGCAATAATCGCGCAGCATCGGCGACACCGGCAGCCCGTTGGCCACAATCACCATCGACATAGGAATATCAAACAGATTGACCGGGCTTTCTTCGGGGTTTCCGTCAGCCTGCACCTGGCGCATGGGGCGGGTTTTGTCCACCATGGTGCTCAGGTCGCTGAGATTGTCGGTGCCCTCTTCCATGCGCTTGAGAAATTCGGCCTCGGCCACGCCGATTACCTGCACTTGGTTGGGGTGGATAAAATTCAGATGGCCGACCAACGCCAAAACAGGTTTGTCGTCTTTAACGCCGATGCGGTTGTCGGCTCCCGCCGTGCCGGCAGCCCAAGCCAGTTGCAGCTTGTGCTGGTTATCCTGATACAGACGGCGTACGGAAATGCTGGGCATGGTTACTCTTCGCTCAAAAGCCGCTGCACTTCTTCGGGCGACACGGCAGCCGACAAGGCTT
This genomic interval from Neisseria musculi contains the following:
- the scpB gene encoding SMC-Scp complex subunit ScpB, which produces MTEKLPPDALIEAALLTQTEPLSEKTMRELCVPPLSPDKLIDVLAGLKARWHDRALQLTHTREGWRFQIAQAAFERLGSLQEQRAPRYSRAVMETLAIIAYQQPVTRGDIEGIRGVAVSQNVMQTLQDRGWIEIIGHRDSIGRPALWATTHAFLSDLQLESLEALPPLTELGELVLPDLTGPAGSGGAEDREDAAPDEAEQP
- the ylqF gene encoding ribosome biogenesis GTPase YlqF, with product MAIQWFPGHMNKARKAIAERIKSVDMVIEMLDARMPASSENPLLAQLSKGKPKLKILNKQDLADPGRTAVWLEHYNSRPDTRAIALDASETAAAAKITRACRTMMPNRGGIGKPLRVLICGIPNVGKSTLINGMIGKKSAKTGNEPGITKAEQRLFLADDFWLYDTPGMLWPKIIVEEGGYNLAAGGAVGRNALDEEEVALELLDYLRRHYLPLLQARYQADKDPSSHWQNTDWLEWIAKKRGAVLSGGRTNYQKAAENTLTDFRDGHIGRITLETPNQWETWLKKAKQKEAEQKAVREARKAEKKGKPL
- the rapZ gene encoding RNase adapter RapZ yields the protein MKIVLISGLSGSGKSVALKLLEDLGYYCVDNLPIKLLPGLVAYHTESSEINRLGISVDIRSRIDIKEAQTQLQALRNLGHEVEILFLEAEEGILVRRFSETRRSHPLSGQTLTLLESLQQEKTWLFPLREAAYCIDTSKMNAQQLRHTVQQWLKHERQGLLVILESFGFKYGVPTNVDFLFDMRSLPNPYYDTALRPFNGMDKPIQDYLGSQAIVQEMVEGIGSFMSRWLPQMQVESRSYVTIGIGCTGGQHRSVYMVEQLARRLKGHYELLVRHRQLNRLAER
- the hprK gene encoding HPr(Ser) kinase/phosphatase translates to MPSISVRRLYQDNQHKLQLAWAAGTAGADNRIGVKDDKPVLALVGHLNFIHPNQVQVIGVAEAEFLKRMEEGTDNLSDLSTMVDKTRPMRQVQADGNPEESPVNLFDIPMSMVIVANGLPVSPMLRDYCHTHNIPLLTSKLESPHLMDVLRIYLQRTLAVSTVKHGVFLDVFEIGVLITGQSGLGKSELALELISRGHSLIADDAVELYRTGPETLDGRCPPMLRDFLEVRGLGVLNIRHIFGETSIRPKKILQLIINLVAADDDYMKRLDRLSIRSETESILDVSVRSVTLPVAVGRNLAVLVEAAVRNYILQLRGKDSTKEFLERHQSMLKENETGHENSVD